A portion of the Panulirus ornatus isolate Po-2019 chromosome 43, ASM3632096v1, whole genome shotgun sequence genome contains these proteins:
- the LOC139762366 gene encoding uncharacterized protein isoform X1 gives MSVREGTRRKKISVLHMLGTWEGKIEGCNCPSCREWDAGEKTSALASKSPPKVLTKAPKVPRPVAKKVSIKVKTTKVVVDNVQEQGISARKVSLKKHILPKGVTHIRDIKLEQDLSKVVHDGSVFENADCASDSGEFEDVKNVINSSDTSEKSNVDAPFGVDTIYVCDTTVPEDEMKIMTGKEENGRRLSAAKNQPLGSDSDVQTPVKAFTKKLPKYSLGEGAGIQKSNFNQQQFEEKATLVDPLKIKQEPEEYFSDQEDTEKNGRGKQCWDAVKNESRTNKRARMVTSEMENIYAKPRMIFTGRGVVRKFEPGVDRTPKSKRGRKPSKPLIPVKVKQEPKDIGENENEEDEDGSELDQLQRALSEAAESISDVGEELLDALHEFGEDPKKSKQKKKTNTLFKRVDSDGDKYVECNMCFKVLKESSMKQHYKTHTGEKPHTCDECDARFTRKGDVERHKRLVHKNQKPFKCQKCNREFSDRKNLKAHLQNHDKAIYYVCSTCGFKFGKREYYENHIRYIHPLPDGSMPVFPDVDEDLASKQLRQLEMEDSKERKAREGSAGRKGDLCSQDDDDDDDDEEVDGNEHKAMEITVTEGEEQNITANGGLIIKKEEDSDSTDDVNLQNKDGELEDQYTAAAVSGKNCDRSLESVNTLKTQVGTDVRVSKGTLSFTQTLPDTDSQDEDLVNKVIAAAVSQATNTIESLQTKSGANMSGNDVDIGDEEEDEDDEMMEETDDIQEILDSNYDILPIAQVQKPIQQPSEIHVNASVGGQKRKFIIQVPPGSNLNVQTLEGMEMIVSMVNQLCAGKGELDGPIEVVMHNPNTRPVTLD, from the coding sequence ATGTCTGTGCGTGAAGGAACTCGGCGGAAGAAGATATCAGTTCTACATATGTTGGGAACATGGGAGGGAAAAATTGAAGGTTGCAATTGCCCTTCTTGCAGGGAATGGGATGCTGGAGAAAAGACCTCAGCATTAGCTTCGAAAAGCCCTCCAAAAGTACTAACAAAGGCACCGAAAGTTCCCAGACCAGTAGCAAAAAAGGTTAGTATTAAAGTTAAGACAACAAAAGTGGTAGTGGATAATGTTCAAGAACAAGGAATCTCTGCAAGAAAGGTTTCCCTGAAGAAgcatattttgccaaaaggagtGACACATATCAGGGATATCAAACTTGAACAAGATTTGTCTAAAGTTGTACATGATGGTAGTGTTTTTGAAAATGCTGATTGTGCTAGTGACAGTGGAGAATTTGAGGatgtgaaaaatgtaataaaTTCCAGTGACACTTCTGAGAAAAGTAATGTGGATGCTCCATTTGGGGTTGATACTATTTATGTCTGTGATACAACTGTACCTGAGGATGAAATGAAGATTATGACTGGAAAAGAGGAGAATGGAAGAAGACTCTCTGCAGCAAAGAATCAACCACTTGGGAGTGATAGTGATGTGCAAACTCCTGTAAAGGCATTTACAAAAAAACTCCCAAAATATAGTTTGGGAGAAGGTGCTGGTATTCAGAAATCCAATTTTAATCAACAACAGTTTGAAGAAAAAGCCACTTTAGTTGATCCTCTCAAAATAAAGCAGGAGCCTGAAGAGTATTTTTCTGATCAAGAAGATACGGAAAAAAATGGCCGAGGTAAGCAATGTTGGGATGCGGTGAAAAATGAATCAAGGACAAATAAGAGGGCAAGGATGGTAACATCAGAAATGGAGAATATTTATGCCAAACCCCGTATGATCTTCACTGGCAGGGGTGTAGTGAGGAAGTTTGAACCTGGGGTGGACAGAACCCCTAAGTCAAAGAGAGGTAGGAAGCCAAGTAAACCTCTCATACCAGTAAAGGTTAAACAAGAACCTAAAGAtattggagaaaatgaaaatgaagaggatGAAGATGGAAGTGAATTGGATCAACTTCAAAGAGCATTGTCAGAAGCTGCTGAAAGCATTAGTGATGTAGGAGAGGAGTTACTAGATGCTCTTCATGAGTTTGGAGAAGATCCAAAAAAatcaaaacagaaaaagaaaacaaacacacTCTTTAAGCGAGTTGATAGTGATGGAGACAAGTATGTAGAATGTAACATGTGTTTCAAAGTGCTCAAAGAATCATCAATGAAACAACATTATAAAACTCATACTGGGGAAAAACCTCATACATGTGATGAGTGTGATGCAAGGTTTACCAGGAAGGGAGATGTTGAAAGACATAAAAGATTGGTTCACAAAAATCAAAAGCCTTTTAAATGTCAGAAGTGTAATAGGGAATTTTCTGATAGAAAAAATCTGAAGGCCCATTTACAGAATCATGATAAAGCCATCTATTATGTTTGCAGTACATGTGGATTcaagtttggaaagagagaatactATGAGAATCACATACGTTATATTCATCCTCTTCCAGATGGAAGTATGCCAGTCTTTCCGGATGTAGATGAGGACCTGGCATCAAAACAGCTCAGACAGTTAGAAATGGAAgacagtaaagaaagaaaagcaaGAGAAGGTTCAGCTGGTAGAAAAGGGGACTTGTGctctcaggatgatgatgatgatgatgacgatgaagaggTAGATGGAAATGAACACAAGGCTATGGAAATAACTGTTACTGAGGGTGAAGAACAAAATATTACAGCAAATGGAGgcctaataataaaaaaagaagaagatagTGATAGCACTGATGATGTGAACTTACAAAATAAAGATGGAGAATTAGAAGACCAGTACACAGCTGCAGCAGTATCAGGGAAAAATTGTGATAGGTCTTTGGAGTCTGTGAATACTTTAAAGACTCAAGTAGGTACAGATGTAAGAGTATCTAAAGGAACATTAAGTTTTACTCAAACTCTTCCTGATACTGATTCACAGGATGAGGATCTAGTAAATAAAGTGATTGCTGCTGCAGTAAGTCAGGCAACTAATACAATTGAAAGTCTTCAAACAAAATCTGGAGCAAATATGTCTGGGAATGACGTTGACATAGgtgatgaggaagaggatgaggatgatgagatGATGGAAGAAACAGATGACATTCAGGAAATCCTTGATTCTAACTATGACATACTTCCCATTGCACAAGTACAGAAACCAATTCAACAGCCATCAGAAATTCATGTAAATGCATCTGTGGGTGGACAGAAGCGAAAATTTATCATTCAAGTTCCACCTGGAAGTAATTTAAATGTTCAAACTCTTGAGGGAATGGAGATGATAGTGAGTATGGTGAACCAACTTTGTGCAGGGAAAGGAGAGTTGGATGGTCCAATAGAAGTTGTGATGCACAACCCTAACACAAGGCCTGTTACTCTTGATTAA